The following proteins are encoded in a genomic region of Enoplosus armatus isolate fEnoArm2 chromosome 11, fEnoArm2.hap1, whole genome shotgun sequence:
- the LOC139292814 gene encoding trace amine-associated receptor 13c-like, with protein MMETQDGAEFCFPQLLNISCKKPTLPWSEAVLLNFLLPSICVLTVALNLLVIISVSHFRQLHTPTNILLLSLAVSDFLVGLVLMPGVIHLKTSCWFLGDLMCSFSTFIAYTITCVSIGDMMLISADRYVAICDPLHYPTRITVRRIELSVCLCWFWSVLYSTSFLQDDLSQSDSHISCYGECVIVTDFIAGVVDLVLTFIVPVTIIIVLYMRVFVVAVSQARAMRSHITAATLQRSVNPTRKSELKAARTLGVLVLVFLICFCPYYCVILASDSLLSTPSGFPVTFLFYFNSCLNPVIYALFYPWFRKAMKVIVTLQILQPGSCEANIL; from the exons GTTTTCCACAACTCCTCAACATCTCCTGCAAGAAGCCGACACTTCCTTGGTCTGAAGCTGTGCTCCTGAACTTTCTGCTGCCCTCCATCTGTGTGCTCACTGTAGCTCTCAACCTGCTTGTCATCATCTCAGTCTCCCACTTCAG gcagctccacacccccaccaacatcctcctcctctctctggctgtctcagaCTTTCTCGTGGGCCTCGTGCTGATGCCGGGCGTGATCCACCTAAAAACATCCTGCTGGTTTCTTGGTGACCTCATGTGTTCTTTCTCTACTTTTATTGCATACACCATAACCTGTGTCTCAATAGGAGACATGATGCTCATATCAGCTGACCGCTATGTGGCTATTTGTGACCCTCTGCATTACCCCACCAGAATCACTGTGAGAAGAATTGaactctctgtttgtctgtgttggttcTGGTCTGTTTTGTACAGCACTTCCTTTTTACAGGATGACCTGAGTCAATCAGACAGTCATATTTCCTGCTACGGAGAATGTGTGATTGTCACCGACTTTATCGCAGGAGTTGTTGACCTTGTTTTGACCTTTATTGTTCCAGTTACTATCATCATTGTTCTGTATATGAGAGtatttgttgtggctgtgtctcaggctcgtgCCATGCGCTCTCACATCACAGCTGCTACACTTCAGCGTTCAGTAAATCCAACAAGGAaatctgagctgaaagcagccaggactcttggtgttcttgtacttgtgtttctaatatgtttctGCCCATATTATTGTGTCATTCTTGCTTCTGACAGCTTACTCAGTACTCCATCTGGATTCCCTGTGACCTTTCTGTTCTATTTTAACTCTTGTCTAAACCCTGTGATCTATGCACTGTTTTACCCCTGGTTTAGAAAAGCAATGAAAGTCATTGTCACTCTTCAGATACTGCAGCCTGGCTCCTGTGAggccaacatactgtag
- the LOC139292879 gene encoding trace amine-associated receptor 13c-like produces the protein MMETQDGAEFCFPQLLNISCMKPTLPWSEAVLLNILLPSICVLTVALNLLVIISVSHFRQLHTPTNILLLSLAVSDFLVGLVLIPGVIHLKTSCWFLGDLICSFSSVIAYTITCASIGDMMLISADRYVAICDPLHYPTRITVGRTELSVCLCWFWSFLYGILLSKDDLSQPDSHISCYGECVVVVDYITGAFDLVLTFIVPVTIIIVLYMRVFVVAVSQARAMRSHITAATLQRSVNPTRKSELKAARTLGVIVLVFLICFCPYYCVTLAADSMLNPSFEFFAMYLFYFNSCLNPLIYALFYPWFRKAMKVIFTLQILQPGSCEANIL, from the exons atgatGGAGACCCAGGACGGAGCGGAGTTCTGTTTTCCACAACTCCTCAACATCTCCTGCATGAAGCCGACACTTCCCTGGTCTGAAGCTGTGCTCCTGAATATTCTGCTGCCCTCCATCTGTGTGCTCACTGTAGCTCTCAACCTGCTTGTCATCATCTCAGTCTCCCACTTCAG gcagctccacacccccaccaacatcctcctcctctctctggctgtgtcaGACTTTCTCGTGGGCCTCGTGCTGATCCCGGGCGTGATCCACCTAAAAACATCCTGCTGGTTTCTTGGTGACCTCATATGTTCTTTCTCTAGTGTAATAGCATACACCATAACCTGTGCCTCAATAGGAGACATGATGCTCATATCAGCCGACCGCTATGTGGCTATTTGTGACCCTCTGCATTACCCCACCAGAATCACTGTGGGAAGAACTGaactctctgtttgtctgtgttggttcTGGTCTTTTTTGTACGGCATTCTCCTTTCAAAGGATGACCTGAGTCAACCAGACAGTCATATTTCCTGCTACGGAGAATGTGTGGTTGTCGTTGACTACATTACAGGAGCTTTTGACCTTGTTTTGACCTTTATTGTTCCAGTTACTATCATCATTGTTCTGTACATGAGAGtatttgttgtggctgtgtctcaggctcgtgCCATGCGCTCTCACATCACAGCTGCTACACTTCAGCGTTCAGTAAATCCAACAAGGAAATCTGAGCTGAAGGCAGCCAGGACTCTTGGTGTTATTGTActtgtgtttctaatatgtttctGCCCATATTATTGTGTCACTCTTGCTGCTGACAGTATGCTTAATCCTTCATTTGAATTCTTTGCGATGTATCTGTTCTATTTTAACTCTTGTCTAAACCCTTTGATCTATGCACTCTTTTACCCCTGGTTTAGAAAAGCCATGAAAGTTATTTTTACTCTTCAGATACTGCAGCCTGGCTCCTGTGAGgccaacatactgtag